One Serinicoccus chungangensis genomic window carries:
- a CDS encoding ATP-binding cassette domain-containing protein, whose translation MTGLSVTTRDATVRYGATRALDGVTLDLAPGRIHGLLGRNGAGKTTLLSLLASFQQPSSGAVALDGRDPFEDESLMQDTCLMRATGDLAADLKVRDILRLHQTGRPRFDRDLADHLLDRFDIPRGRRLARLSRGQQSAVAATLGLASRAPLTMLDEVHLGMDAPTRQEFTEALLADFAEHPRTILVSSHLIHEIEHVLETVTILHRGRVVLSEEADDLRAQGTTVTGRADRVEAMTRDLRVVGRRDLGPTREATVLGRPHPAWVTEADRQGLQLGAVPLQDLLIHLTSDKDAA comes from the coding sequence ATGACCGGCCTCTCCGTGACCACCCGGGACGCCACCGTCCGGTATGGCGCCACGCGCGCCCTCGACGGCGTCACCCTCGACCTCGCGCCGGGACGCATCCACGGCCTGCTCGGCCGCAACGGCGCCGGCAAGACCACCCTGCTGTCGCTCCTCGCGAGCTTCCAGCAGCCCAGCTCGGGGGCGGTCGCCCTGGACGGGCGTGACCCCTTCGAGGACGAGAGCCTCATGCAGGACACGTGCCTCATGCGGGCCACCGGCGACCTCGCGGCGGACCTGAAGGTCCGCGACATCCTGCGCCTGCACCAGACGGGCCGCCCCCGCTTCGACCGGGACCTGGCCGACCACCTGCTCGACCGGTTCGACATCCCGCGGGGCCGCCGCCTCGCCCGTCTCTCCCGCGGGCAGCAGTCCGCGGTCGCGGCGACCCTCGGCCTGGCCAGCCGCGCGCCGCTCACCATGCTCGACGAGGTGCACCTCGGCATGGACGCCCCCACGCGGCAGGAGTTCACCGAGGCGCTGCTGGCGGACTTCGCCGAGCACCCCCGGACGATCCTCGTCTCCAGCCACCTCATCCACGAGATCGAGCACGTGCTCGAGACCGTCACGATCCTGCACCGGGGTCGGGTGGTCCTCTCGGAGGAGGCGGACGACCTGCGCGCCCAGGGCACCACCGTCACCGGCCGCGCCGACCGCGTCGAGGCGATGACCCGGGACCTGCGGGTCGTCGGCCGGCGCGACCTCGGCCCGACCCGCGAGGCCACCGTGCTGGGCCGACCTCACCCCGCCTGGGTCACCGAGGCCGACCGCCAGGGCCTGCAGCTGGGCGCCGTCCCGCTGCAGGACCTCCTGATCCACCTCACGAGCGACAAGGACGCAGCATGA
- a CDS encoding EamA family transporter, with protein MPLRHTLLAVLVAALWGLNFLAIHASLEHFPPLFLVALRFAVLAVPTLLLVPRPQVPVRWLVGYGLGFGTLQFVGLYLGMAAGFPAGLASLVLQASAPFTVLLGVLLLGERLTPRRAVGVGVAVLGLVVVGASRADGSAGQLVPFLLVVLGAFGWAIGNLSSRLAAPPNPLHLTLWMSVVPPLPMLVVSVLVEGPGQIWAALATSGTAAALPAWLGLTYTVVLGTVVGSGIWVWLMARHPAGVVAPFSMLVPVVGISAAWWVLGERPTALELAGGALVVGGVLWAARRGRPEHAAAGLAPAGVDGDGVPVTTACSPPRAT; from the coding sequence ATGCCGCTGCGCCACACCCTCCTCGCCGTCCTGGTCGCAGCGCTCTGGGGGCTGAACTTCCTGGCCATCCACGCCTCGCTGGAGCACTTCCCGCCGCTGTTCCTCGTCGCGCTGCGCTTCGCGGTGCTGGCGGTGCCGACCCTCCTGCTGGTGCCCCGGCCGCAGGTGCCGGTGCGGTGGCTGGTGGGCTACGGGCTCGGGTTCGGGACGCTGCAGTTCGTCGGGCTCTACCTCGGGATGGCCGCGGGCTTCCCCGCCGGTCTGGCCTCGCTGGTGCTGCAGGCGTCCGCACCGTTCACCGTGCTGCTGGGGGTGCTGCTGCTGGGGGAGCGCCTCACCCCGCGCCGCGCGGTCGGCGTGGGCGTCGCGGTGCTGGGGCTGGTCGTCGTCGGGGCCAGCCGGGCCGACGGCAGCGCCGGGCAGCTCGTGCCCTTCCTGCTCGTCGTGCTCGGGGCGTTCGGGTGGGCGATCGGCAACCTCTCCAGCCGGCTCGCCGCCCCGCCGAACCCGTTGCACCTCACGCTGTGGATGTCGGTCGTGCCGCCGCTGCCGATGCTCGTCGTGTCGGTGCTGGTCGAGGGGCCGGGCCAGATCTGGGCCGCGCTCGCGACGTCCGGCACGGCGGCCGCGCTGCCGGCCTGGCTGGGCCTGACCTACACGGTCGTGCTCGGCACGGTCGTCGGCTCCGGGATCTGGGTGTGGCTCATGGCCCGCCACCCGGCCGGCGTCGTCGCACCCTTCTCGATGCTCGTGCCGGTCGTCGGCATCTCGGCGGCGTGGTGGGTGCTCGGCGAGCGGCCGACGGCGCTCGAGCTCGCCGGCGGGGCGCTCGTCGTGGGCGGCGTGCTCTGGGCGGCCCGGCGGGGTCGCCCCGAGCACGCCGCTGCCGGGCTGGCGCCCGCGGGGGTCGACGGCGACGGGGTGCCGGTCACGACGGCTTGCTCGCCACCCCGCGCGACCTGA